DNA sequence from the bacterium genome:
GGCATCGCCCCGGCCGGCATCGCGCCGCTCTGTCGAGCAGCCGACGCGCTCGGCCGCCCGGCGCTGGTCGAGGAGCATCTCCCCGGCATCGCCGACCCCGCGGCGCGTGCGGACGCCGAGCGCTTCCTCGCCGCTCATCGCCTCGAGGTCGCGCTGCCCCTGACCTTCGACGGCGTCGTCATCGGCGGCCTGCTGCTCGGCCGCCGCCGCTCGGGGCGGACGGTGTCGTCCGAGGACATCCGCCTGCTGCGCACGCTCGCCAGCCAGGCCGCCATCGCCCTGCAGAACGCCCGTTCGTACCAGGCGCTGGAGACCCTGACCCGCGAGCTCGACTCCCAGGTCCAGCACCGCACCGCCGAGCTGCGGATTTCCAACGAGCAGCTCAGCCAGGCCTACGACGATCTCAAGCGCGCCCAGGCGCAGATCGTCCAGTCGGCCAAGATGGCGTCGCTCGGCCAGCTCGTCGCCGGCGTCGCCCACGAGCTCAACAACCCCGCCAGTTTCATTCACGGCGGCCTGCAGAACCTGAGCCGCGCCCTCGACCGCCTGGTCCGCCTGCTGCAAGCGCACGAAGCCATCGCGCCGGCGGATCCGGCCGATGCCGAACGGTTGGCGGCGATCCGCCGCGAGATCCGCCTCGACACGCTGCTGCAGGACGTCCCGGCGCTGCTCCGCATCTGCGCCGAGGGGTCGGAGCGGGTGAAGAAGATCGTCGACGATCTGCGCGTCTTCGTCCGCGCCGACCAGGGCGATCGCGCGCCGGTGGACGTCGCGCAGTCGATCGACGCCACCCTGGCGCTGCTCGGCGACCGCATCGAGCGCGGCGGCGTCACCGTGCACCGCGACTACCCGCCCGTGCCGCCCATCGACGGGCAGGCGGGCCAGCTCAACCAGGTGTGGATGAACCTCCTCGTCAACGCCCTCGACGCGCTCGAGGGCGTCGCCGATCCGACCCTGACCATCTCCGTGCGCGCCGCCGGCGAGGCCGACGCCCGCCGCATCGAGGTGACGGTGCGCGACAACGGCGCCGGCATGGACGAAGCCACCCGCGCCCGCGCCTTCGAGCCCTTCTTCACCACCAAGCCCATCGGCCGCGGCACCGGCCTCGGCCTCAGCATCGCCTTCGGCGCCGTACAGAGCCACGGCGGGTCGATCGACATCGAGAGCGCGGGCGGCGAGGGCACCAGCGTGGTGGTGCGCCTGCCCCTGGCGGATCGCCCGCGGTAGCCGACCTGTCCTGCAACGGACTGCTGGAGGACGCCGCTCCATCGGCGCCTGTTGGAATCACATCGCGCCGCCATCCTGCAGGCGCCGATGGGCGGCGCCCTCCACCGGGTGCCTCACTCGTCGGCGGGGAAGCGAGCGATCAATCCGACCACGAACGTCGCGTCCGCCAGCGCCGCCTCGGCGTCCTCGCGCCGGTACTCCTCGGTCGGAATGAAATCGTCGTCGCCGTAGAAGGCGAGCTCTCGTTCCCTGCGCAACCGCTTCGAGATCGCCGCCAGGCGCTCGGTTTCCGCCGCGACGGCCGCCGGCAGGCGGCCTGCGTGCTCCAGCAGCAGCGCCCCGACGTCGTGCTGCTTCGGCGGCTCGATGCCGACGAACCGCAACATGCCCTCGAGCGCCAGCTCCACCAGCTCCTGCGCCTCGCGCACGACGTCGGAATAGGCCTCGTCCTCGAGCAGGGTGCGGAGGGCGCGCAGTCCCCGGCGCGCCTTGTCGAAATGGGCGCGCGCCAGGGCGAGGCTGGTCATAGGCGAATGATCTCGCCGCGCTTGTAGTCGGGCTTGAGATCCCAGTACCACTCGCTTCCGCGCCAGATCCGTCTGGCGCCGCTGCGCCGCAGGCGGGCGCGCAGGTCGTCGAGCGCCGCCGCCAGGATGCCGTCGCGGTCCTCGAGGATCACCGCGTCCTCGGTCAGATCGAGCATCAGCGGGCTGGCGGTGCGGATGTCCTCCGGCGTCCGCAGCACCGGCGAGAGCTCGGTGTGGATGCCGCCGCGCGCCAGCTCGGCGATCGCGTCGGCGAGCCGCGCCTCGACCGGATCGAAGCTCTGCAGACGCGCCCGCCGGCCGCGCGGCAGGTCCGCAACGACGAGGAAGAGATCGACGTCCGAACCCGGTCGCGCGGTCCGCCGCGCCACCGACCCGAACAGCGCCACGCTGCGCAGCCGCTCGCCATAGGTGGCCTTCATGGCCGCCAGGACGGCGCTGATGAACGGGTGCTCGGGCGTCAGTGAGGCAGCGCCGGCGGCCATGTGCGCAGCGTAGCACGAGCCGGCCGCGCCTGTCCCCCGGGGACGAGCGCCCCGGGGGACGGCGACCGCGATCGGGAGCCGCCGCGGACGGCGCGGACCGGCCACGGATTCGCGTTGGAGAGGCTCTCGGTCCGGCCGTTGCCGAAGTGCTCGATCCACTGCCGGCCGGTATCGAGACGCGTGGTCGCCGCATAGTGGAACGTCGCGGCCGTGCAGCTACACGCGGCATTCGCGAGGTCTGAGCACGCGGCCCCGCAACTGGCGCCCTGGAACGCGGGATCCACCATGGGCGGGCCGGCCGCGGGCGCGACGAGGCCCTGCAGCTCCTCGATGGTGGGGATGCGCCAATCGGTGTGGCCGGCGAACCCGGCGCCGGCGTTGAGGTGCACCAGCCAGTCCCAGATCGTGGTGCCGCTCGCCCTCGACGCGCTCGAGGGCGTCGCCGATCCGACCCTGACCATCTCCGTGCGCGCCGCCGGCGAGGCCGACGCCCGCCGCATCGAGGTGACCGTGCGCGACAACGGCGCCGGCATGGACGAAGCCACCCGCGCCCGCGCCTTCGAGCCCTTCTTCACCACCAAGCCCATCGGCCGCGGCACCGGCCTCGGCCTCAGCATCGCCTTCGGCGCCGTGGCGAGCCACGGCGGGTCGATCGACATCGCGAGCGCCGTCGGCGAGGGCACCACCGTCACGCTGCGCCTGCCGCTGCGAATGACGACGAACCTCAACGCGAAGGCGCGACGCCTCGCCGAGCTGGCGGCCTCCCGACGTTGCTCGCCGCCGCGCGGCGCGGCGCTTGCGCGTTGGCGATGTTGAGCGCCGCGCCGCAGCGTCGATATCGCGCTCGCGCGACCTTCAATAGCTTGCCTTGTAGCTCGCCTCGCTGTTCGCGGCCGCGGCCGTGAACGTGCTCTGCCAGCACGAGTCGTCGGAGTTGACCACTTGAACTGTGACCGTGCCGCTCATCGGCACATCGATGACGTCGGGCTGGTTCGTTCCTTGGGCTTTCACGAAGAGCTTCGTGCCACCGTGCGTTCGCTTCAGCATCGCCTTTCGCACGCCAGCGTTGACGCCGTTGGGGTCGACATATCTGTACAGGTTGCTGGTCGAAGTCCACGGCGGCCCGGGCGGAATCGTCGCCACGCCTTTCAACCCGGTATCGTCGTATAGG
Encoded proteins:
- a CDS encoding nucleotidyltransferase domain-containing protein, encoding MAAGAASLTPEHPFISAVLAAMKATYGERLRSVALFGSVARRTARPGSDVDLFLVVADLPRGRRARLQSFDPVEARLADAIAELARGGIHTELSPVLRTPEDIRTASPLMLDLTEDAVILEDRDGILAAALDDLRARLRRSGARRIWRGSEWYWDLKPDYKRGEIIRL
- a CDS encoding HEPN domain-containing protein — encoded protein: MTSLALARAHFDKARRGLRALRTLLEDEAYSDVVREAQELVELALEGMLRFVGIEPPKQHDVGALLLEHAGRLPAAVAAETERLAAISKRLRRERELAFYGDDDFIPTEEYRREDAEAALADATFVVGLIARFPADE
- a CDS encoding DUF1566 domain-containing protein, translated to MHLNAGAGFAGHTDWRIPTIEELQGLVAPAAGPPMVDPAFQGASCGAACSDLANAACSCTAATFHYAATTRLDTGRQWIEHFGNGRTESLSNANPWPVRAVRGGSRSRSPSPGALVPGGQARPARATLRTWPPALPH